In Phosphitispora fastidiosa, a single window of DNA contains:
- a CDS encoding DNA ligase has protein sequence MKLKPVIPFEPVKADEMPVGNQWTAQVKWDGVRILTYFDGDIAALYNRKLNNRTLQFPEFAEIKRYCSAASVVLDGEVIALEKGKPSFHNVMKRDGVRQPDKVLRAMRETPVVYMIFDILFYNGGWVTGSPLEQRQEILHDVIIPSDHVQLVENFDDPQSLYKVVSAQDLEGIVCKDLTSTYGIKGKDRRWQKLKNYHDLIAVVGGVTFRGDIVNALLLGLYDREGRLWYIGHAGTGKLNMTEWRALTERIKPLVVKERHFVNKPERIKTAVWLQPVITVKVKFIEWTGGQTLRQPSIQAFVEIPPEKCRLER, from the coding sequence ATGAAGTTGAAACCGGTAATCCCGTTTGAACCGGTAAAGGCTGATGAAATGCCGGTTGGAAACCAGTGGACAGCTCAGGTTAAATGGGACGGAGTGCGCATTTTAACGTATTTTGACGGGGATATTGCTGCCTTATATAATAGGAAGCTGAATAACCGAACCCTTCAGTTTCCCGAGTTTGCTGAAATAAAGAGATATTGTTCCGCTGCATCAGTTGTGTTGGATGGTGAAGTAATTGCTTTAGAAAAAGGGAAACCCTCTTTTCATAATGTGATGAAGCGGGATGGTGTCAGACAACCGGATAAAGTTCTCCGGGCTATGAGAGAAACACCTGTGGTTTATATGATTTTTGATATCCTGTTTTATAACGGGGGATGGGTTACCGGTTCACCATTGGAACAAAGGCAGGAGATACTGCATGATGTGATAATACCTTCCGATCATGTACAGTTAGTTGAAAATTTTGATGACCCGCAATCTCTTTATAAAGTAGTTTCAGCACAGGACTTAGAGGGCATCGTCTGTAAGGACTTAACAAGTACATATGGTATCAAGGGTAAAGACCGCAGGTGGCAAAAACTGAAGAATTATCATGACTTGATTGCTGTAGTCGGGGGGGTGACCTTTCGGGGCGATATTGTAAATGCATTGCTGTTGGGCCTTTATGACCGGGAAGGCCGGCTTTGGTACATCGGGCATGCCGGAACGGGGAAATTGAACATGACCGAATGGAGGGCGCTGACTGAACGCATTAAGCCTTTAGTGGTCAAGGAGCGTCACTTCGTGAACAAGCCGGAGCGTATAAAAACTGCTGTTTGGCTGCAGCCTGTCATCACTGTTAAAGTAAAGTTCATTGAATGG